One region of Culex pipiens pallens isolate TS chromosome 2, TS_CPP_V2, whole genome shotgun sequence genomic DNA includes:
- the LOC120423484 gene encoding homeobox protein SIX3-like, with the protein MRTFAIISLAIVAAALLIDFCSAHDDKKKPDGHLQEVEAMLMEQGHLPAFEELSRFRRAAEEDSEGGKGKGKGKGKGKGRGGPDGQGGQGGQGGGQGGQE; encoded by the exons atgagaaCTTTTGCCATTATTTCGTTGGCCATTGTGGCAGCTGCCCTTTTGATT GACTTCTGTTCGGCCCACGATGACAAGAAGAAGCCGGACGGGCATCTGCAGGAGGTGGAAGCCATGCTGATGGAGCAGGGTCACCTGCCTGCCTTCGAGGAGTTGTCCCGGTTCCGACGAGCTGCCGAGGAGGATTCCGAGGGTGGCAAGGGAAAGGGTAAGGGCAAGGGCAAAGGAAAGGGTCGCGGAGGTCCAGACGGCCAGGGAGGCCAGGGTGGACAGGGTGGCGGCCAGGGAGGTCAGGAATAA